One part of the Populus alba chromosome 18, ASM523922v2, whole genome shotgun sequence genome encodes these proteins:
- the LOC118051602 gene encoding LOW QUALITY PROTEIN: uncharacterized protein (The sequence of the model RefSeq protein was modified relative to this genomic sequence to represent the inferred CDS: deleted 1 base in 1 codon), translated as MSAMYSNLAKGQLFPLATRVSLKPRCLKPQFLPIGCHSKPSLNPLCDHFTTLSHGFGHKAHKVRNFVRPTKTNSGFQSFSRSFSQRVDEGSGVVRVGKSLPWLNSKKLKEAKGLEIGASGKGSNSSWGESVKRLEKVSGDSSWVNSRKRLEKGTVAETGYSSWEESKKRLEEVAVGKTDRSSWEDIAEAASGREIHKVWDKESTRRMAGAAKNKPSGYGYNEREDGVEGGEAEEDLEVVDDPRWDKIKNRFRGRVSVRGQTEKPEFQRWNRQDNWGRKTWKEATEFTVPKIAGEGVFGVGPVLAALSAGRREFYALYIQEGLDLSGNNRKRKDKKGFEKVLRMAKKIGLSTKEVSKHDLNMIVDNRPHQGLVLDASPLEMVKIQELDAVLPDEEKGSLWVALDEVTDPQNLGAIIRSAYFFGASGVVLCAKNSAPLSGVVSKASAGSLELMELRYCKNMMQFLVSSAENGWRVLGGSVSSKAVSLSEVLPGQPTILVLGSEGTGLRPLVERSCTQLVRIPGNIPVDATVGGGDEVKDEEINLECSSAEFRSFLAVESLNVSVAAGVLLHHLIGNNNENRSIGHTSTVVLE; from the exons atgAGCGCAATGTACTCAAATCTAGCAAAGGGCCAATTATTTCCCTTGGCTACCAGGGTTTCTTTAAAACCTAGATGTCTAAAACCCCAGTTTTTACCAATTGGGTGCCATTCAAAACCCTCACTAAACCCTCTATGTGACCACTTCACAACACTTTCACATGGTTTTGGCCACAAAGCGCATAAAGTTCGCAACTTTGTGAGACCAACAAAAACTAATTCTGGATTTCA AAGTTTCTCTAGATCG TTTTCGCAGAGAGTCGATGAAGGGAGTGGTGTGGTTAGAGTTGGAAAGTCACTTCCTTGGTTGAATTCTAAGAAACTTAAAGAAGCAAAAGGGTTGGAGATCGGGGCAAGTGGAAAGGGTAGTAATTCTTCTTGGGGGGAGTCTGTGAAAAGATTGGAGAAAGTTAGTGGTGACTCTTCCTGGGTGAATTCGAGGAAAAGGTTAGAGAAAGGAACTGTTGCAGAAACAGGTTACTCATCTTGGGAGGAGTCTAAGAAAAGGTTAGAAGAAGTGGCTGTCGGAAAAACTGATCGATCTTCTTGGGAGGACATAGCAGAAGCTGCTTCTGGGAGAGAGATTCACAAGGTGTGGGATAAAGAAAGTACAAGGAGAATGGCGGGTGCTGCTAAGAACAAGCCAAGTGGTTATGGTTACAATGAAAGGGAAGATGGTGTTGAAGGAGGAGAAGCAGAAGAGGATCTGGAGGTTGTTGATGATCCAAGATGGGATAAGATCAAAAATAGGTTCAGAGGAAGGGTGAGTGTGAGAGGCCAGACTGAGAAACCTGAGTTTCAAAGGTGGAATAGGCAGGACAATTGGGGTAGAAAGACATGGAAAGAGGCTACAGAATTTACTGTTCCTAAGATTGCTGGTGAAGGGGTTTTTGGGGTGGGTCCTGTTTTGGCTGCTTTATCAGCTGGAAGAAGAGAATTCTATGCATTGTATATTCAAGAAGGGTTGGATTTGAGTGGCAATAATAGGAAGAGGAAGGACAAGAAAGGGTTTGAGAAAGTGTTGAGGATGGCTAAGAAAATTGGGTTAAGCACAAAGGAAGTTTCAAAGCATGACCTTAATATGATTGTTGATAATCGCCCCCATCAAGGCCTTGTTCTTGATGCATCTCCATTGGAGATGGTGAAAATACAGGAATTAGATGCAGTTTTACCTGATGAAGAAAAGGGTTCTCTTTGGGTAGCCTTGGATGAGGTTACAGATCCTCAGAATCTGGGGGCAATTATCAGGTCTGCTTACTTCTTTGGGGCTTCAGGGGTGGTGCTATGCGCAAAAAATTCTGCTCCATTGAGTGGAGTTGTGAGCAAAGCAAGTGCAGGTTCACTTGAACTAATGGAGCTTAGGTATTGCAAAAATATGATGCAATTCTTGGTTTCATCAGCTGAAAATGGATGGCGAGTTCTTGGTGGTTCTGTCTCCTCAAAAGCTGTTTCTCTGAGTGAGGTTTTGCCTGGTCAACCCACAATCCTTGTTTTGGGCAGTGAGGGCACTGGTTTGAGGCCATTGGTGGAGAGATCATGTACGCAATTAGTTCGAATCCCTGGAAATATTCCTGTTGATGCAACTGTGGGAGGAGGTGATGAagtgaaagatgaagaaataaaTCTTGAATGCTCGAGTGCAGAGTTCCGATCCTTTTTGGCCGTGGAGAGCTTGAATGTCAGTGTTGCAGCAGGTGTGCTTCTTCACCATTTAATTGGAAACAACAATGAGAATCGCAGCATAGGTCATACTTCAACAGTCGTACTGGAATGA